A single Cellulomonas sp. SLBN-39 DNA region contains:
- a CDS encoding DUF3618 domain-containing protein, whose protein sequence is MSGHDGASSDETRFTTPRIAALEAEVALSRQQLAATVDALSTRVDPRVQAQRAVDGGRRLVQDARDPDALPEERARARTVLAVAGGVAALLAVGLVRRLRG, encoded by the coding sequence ATGAGCGGGCACGACGGCGCCTCGTCGGACGAGACACGCTTCACGACGCCCCGGATCGCGGCGCTGGAGGCCGAGGTCGCGCTCTCCCGGCAGCAGCTGGCGGCGACGGTCGACGCGCTGTCCACGCGCGTGGACCCGCGCGTGCAGGCCCAGCGCGCGGTCGACGGCGGCCGCCGTCTGGTGCAGGACGCCCGGGACCCGGACGCGCTGCCCGAGGAGCGCGCTCGGGCGCGCACGGTGCTCGCCGTCGCCGGCGGCGTGGCGGCGCTCCTGGCGGTCGGGCTCGTCCGCCGGCTGCGGGGCTGA
- a CDS encoding phage holin family protein, with product MVTHTGWSSDTSTGDPRSLGELVSDLSEQASRLVRAEIDLAKAEVTAKAQQAGIGAGLLAGAGVLALYAFGALVATAIIALSNAVAPWLAALLVTVALLLLAGALAAVGVNRLKKGVPPTPEHAVENVQEDVAAVKKGFGA from the coding sequence ATGGTCACGCACACCGGATGGTCGAGCGACACGAGCACCGGGGACCCACGGTCCCTGGGCGAGCTCGTCAGCGACCTCAGCGAGCAGGCGTCGCGGCTCGTGCGCGCCGAGATCGACCTGGCGAAGGCCGAGGTGACCGCCAAGGCGCAGCAGGCCGGCATCGGCGCCGGGCTGCTCGCCGGGGCCGGCGTGCTGGCGCTCTACGCGTTCGGGGCCCTGGTCGCCACCGCGATCATCGCCCTGTCCAACGCCGTGGCCCCGTGGCTCGCCGCGCTGCTGGTGACGGTGGCCCTGCTGCTGCTCGCGGGGGCGCTCGCCGCCGTCGGGGTGAACCGGCTCAAGAAGGGCGTCCCGCCGACGCCGGAGCACGCGGTGGAGAACGTCCAGGAGGACGTGGCGGCCGTGAAGAAGGGGTTCGGGGCATGA
- a CDS encoding metallopeptidase family protein — MTREEFEDAVRDALDEVPEELAAMMDNVVVLVEDEPPPDEPDLLGLYEGTPLTERGEAWAAGSLPDRIFVFRNPTLALCEERDEVVEEVTITVVHEIAHHFGIDDDRLHDLGWS, encoded by the coding sequence ATGACGCGCGAGGAGTTCGAGGACGCGGTGCGCGACGCCCTCGACGAGGTGCCGGAGGAGCTCGCCGCGATGATGGACAACGTCGTGGTGCTCGTGGAGGACGAGCCGCCCCCGGACGAGCCGGACCTGCTGGGGCTGTACGAGGGGACCCCGCTGACGGAGCGTGGCGAGGCCTGGGCCGCGGGCTCGCTGCCCGACCGCATCTTCGTGTTCCGCAACCCCACCCTGGCGCTGTGCGAGGAGCGGGACGAGGTCGTCGAGGAGGTCACGATCACCGTGGTCCACGAGATCGCCCACCACTTCGGCATCGACGACGACCGGCTGCACGACCTCGGCTGGTCGTGA
- a CDS encoding S1 family peptidase, whose product MSTHRTHAPARTSRLRRTAAVGAAVCALLLAPLAGGASAAGGTAAASGLPEQVLDALERDLGVPRAEAAQRLTFQANAATRARSLERTLGDSFAGSWVDPEAGTLHVATTEPALVRGPAAQGTTAVKVTRTLDQLEGWTADIAAEAVPTTIASSYVDVTTNTVVVEAVGSSTAAAEALVEAAGVPASAVTYTTTTEAPRTFIDVVGGNAYYIGGSRCSVGFAVQGGFVTAGHCGRTGATTSSPTGTFRGSSFPGNDYAYVQVASGNALIGAVNNYSGGRVAVLGSQQASVGAYVCRSGSTTGWRCGTVQAYNSTVNYAQGTVTGLIRTTVCAEPGDSGGSLIAGNQAQGVTSGGSGNCRTGGTTYFQPVNEILSAYGLTLVRG is encoded by the coding sequence ATGTCGACCCACCGCACTCACGCACCAGCACGGACCTCACGCCTGCGCCGCACCGCCGCGGTCGGCGCCGCGGTCTGCGCGCTCCTGCTCGCCCCCCTCGCCGGAGGGGCCAGCGCCGCGGGCGGCACCGCCGCCGCCAGCGGGCTGCCGGAGCAGGTCCTCGACGCGCTCGAGCGCGACCTCGGCGTCCCGCGCGCCGAGGCCGCCCAGCGCCTGACGTTCCAGGCGAACGCCGCCACCCGGGCACGCTCCCTCGAGCGCACGCTCGGCGACTCGTTCGCCGGCTCGTGGGTGGACCCGGAGGCCGGCACGCTGCACGTGGCCACCACCGAGCCCGCCCTCGTGCGCGGCCCGGCCGCCCAGGGCACGACCGCGGTCAAGGTGACCCGCACGCTCGACCAGCTCGAGGGCTGGACCGCCGACATCGCGGCCGAGGCCGTGCCGACGACGATCGCGTCGTCCTACGTCGACGTGACCACCAACACGGTCGTCGTCGAGGCCGTCGGGTCCAGCACGGCCGCCGCGGAGGCGCTCGTCGAGGCGGCGGGGGTGCCCGCCTCGGCCGTCACGTACACCACCACCACGGAGGCGCCGCGCACGTTCATCGACGTCGTCGGGGGCAACGCGTACTACATCGGCGGCTCCCGCTGCTCGGTCGGCTTCGCTGTCCAGGGCGGGTTCGTCACCGCCGGCCACTGCGGCCGCACCGGTGCCACGACGTCCTCGCCCACGGGCACGTTCCGCGGCTCGTCCTTCCCCGGCAACGACTACGCCTACGTCCAGGTCGCGTCGGGCAACGCGCTCATCGGCGCGGTGAACAACTACTCGGGCGGCCGCGTCGCGGTGCTCGGCTCCCAGCAGGCGTCCGTGGGGGCGTACGTCTGCCGGTCGGGCAGCACGACCGGCTGGCGCTGCGGGACGGTCCAGGCCTACAACTCGACGGTGAACTACGCGCAGGGCACCGTCACGGGCCTCATCCGCACCACGGTCTGCGCCGAGCCGGGCGACTCGGGCGGCTCGCTGATCGCCGGCAACCAGGCGCAGGGCGTGACCTCGGGCGGATCGGGCAACTGCCGCACCGGCGGGACGACCTACTTCCAGCCGGTCAACGAGATCCTCTCGGCCTACGGGCTGACGCTCGTGCGCGGCTGA
- a CDS encoding LysR family transcriptional regulator, with protein sequence MDLEVRHLRTVVAVATHGSVTKAAAALGLAQPALSAQLARIERALGGPVFVREPRGVRPTPLGRLVLDRAATLLPAIDALHHDARRTATSGADTRELRLAVVGTALVAGVARVLHDDDRRVALRSRWCAQDGADDVVGGAADALVAGMCADALPPVAPGVQWQRVGTDPLHALVAAGRPVAPDGTVDLAELADADWVAHPADDCGARCFAAACARAGFTPRSRGECEPSVALDLVRAGLAVALGPAAAAHGRGVRALRIEGDPVRRATWVAWHASTPPDVREAVLHATREARRRPEVGTPRAV encoded by the coding sequence ATGGACCTGGAGGTCCGCCACCTGCGGACGGTCGTCGCTGTCGCGACGCACGGCAGCGTCACGAAGGCCGCTGCCGCGCTGGGCCTCGCCCAGCCGGCCCTGAGCGCCCAGCTCGCCCGGATCGAACGCGCCCTCGGCGGGCCGGTGTTCGTCCGTGAGCCCCGCGGCGTGCGGCCCACGCCACTGGGCCGGCTCGTCCTCGACCGCGCGGCGACGCTGCTGCCCGCCATCGACGCGCTGCACCACGACGCCCGCCGGACGGCCACCTCGGGGGCCGACACCCGCGAGCTGCGCCTCGCCGTGGTGGGCACCGCGCTCGTGGCCGGGGTGGCGCGCGTGCTCCACGACGACGACCGGCGCGTCGCCCTGCGCTCGCGCTGGTGCGCGCAGGACGGCGCCGACGACGTCGTGGGCGGTGCCGCCGACGCGCTCGTCGCCGGGATGTGCGCCGACGCCCTCCCGCCGGTGGCGCCCGGCGTGCAGTGGCAGCGCGTGGGGACCGACCCGCTGCACGCGCTGGTCGCCGCGGGCCGGCCGGTCGCGCCGGACGGCACGGTCGACCTGGCGGAGCTCGCCGACGCGGACTGGGTCGCGCACCCGGCCGACGACTGCGGGGCCCGGTGCTTCGCGGCCGCGTGCGCCCGGGCGGGGTTCACGCCGCGCAGCAGGGGCGAGTGCGAGCCGTCCGTGGCGCTCGACCTGGTCCGGGCCGGCCTCGCCGTCGCGCTGGGCCCGGCCGCGGCGGCCCACGGGCGCGGCGTGCGCGCGCTGCGGATCGAGGGCGACCCGGTGCGCCGCGCCACGTGGGTGGCGTGGCACGCGTCGACGCCGCCGGACGTGCGCGAGGCCGTCCTGCACGCGACCCGCGAGGCGCGCCGCCGCCCCGAGGTCGGTACGCCTCGGGCGGTATGA
- a CDS encoding LLM class flavin-dependent oxidoreductase: MVRIGIVLLPQERWADQRRRWRQAEEWGVDHAWTYDHLAWRSLADEPWFATVPLLAAAAAVTERIGLGTWVASPNYRHPVPFAKDVMGLDDVSGGRFLLGVGAGGEGWDAGVLGAPPTRGERTRRFAEFLEVLDRLLTQPVTEHVGEFYEAHGARMLPGTIARPRTPFVVAANGPRALALAARHGQGWATYGPSLADALDGADGPAAGRALDAAQEQWWAGLADLVGAFEAALATRPAGAAPVRRYLSVDGAPRFSLVSADHAVEVVERAATLGFDDVVLHWPREHGVYAGSERELERFVTHLPRLQALEPAGR, encoded by the coding sequence ATGGTGCGCATCGGGATCGTGCTGCTGCCGCAGGAGCGCTGGGCCGACCAGCGCCGGCGCTGGCGGCAGGCGGAGGAGTGGGGCGTCGACCACGCCTGGACCTACGACCACCTCGCGTGGCGCTCGCTGGCGGACGAGCCCTGGTTCGCGACCGTGCCGCTGCTCGCCGCCGCCGCCGCGGTCACCGAGCGGATCGGCCTGGGCACCTGGGTCGCGTCGCCGAACTACCGGCACCCGGTCCCGTTCGCCAAGGACGTCATGGGGCTCGACGACGTGTCCGGCGGCCGGTTCCTGCTGGGCGTCGGCGCCGGTGGCGAGGGCTGGGACGCCGGCGTCCTCGGCGCACCCCCCACCCGGGGCGAGCGGACGCGGCGGTTCGCGGAGTTCCTCGAGGTGCTCGACCGGCTGCTGACCCAGCCGGTGACCGAGCACGTGGGGGAGTTCTACGAGGCGCACGGCGCCCGCATGCTCCCGGGCACGATCGCCCGGCCGCGCACGCCGTTCGTGGTCGCCGCCAACGGGCCCCGCGCCCTCGCGCTCGCCGCGCGCCACGGGCAGGGGTGGGCGACCTACGGGCCCTCCCTGGCCGACGCGCTCGACGGCGCCGACGGACCGGCAGCGGGCCGGGCCCTCGACGCCGCGCAGGAGCAGTGGTGGGCGGGCCTCGCCGACCTCGTGGGGGCGTTCGAGGCTGCGCTGGCGACCCGCCCGGCGGGGGCGGCGCCGGTCCGGCGGTACCTCAGCGTCGACGGCGCCCCGAGGTTCTCGCTCGTGTCGGCCGACCACGCGGTCGAGGTCGTCGAGCGTGCCGCGACGCTCGGCTTCGACGACGTCGTGCTGCACTGGCCGCGCGAGCACGGCGTGTACGCGGGCTCCGAGCGCGAGCTGGAGCGCTTCGTCACCCACCTCCCGCGCCTGCAGGCCCTGGAGCCGGCCGGTCGTTGA
- the galE gene encoding UDP-glucose 4-epimerase GalE: MTWLVTGGAGYIGAHVVRAFGEVGLPTVVLDDLSSGHEQFVPEGVPLVRASVVDTAAVRAALAEHRVTGVVHLAGFKYAGVSVQRPLHTYEQNVTGTAHLLEAMAAEGVEQIVFSSSAAVYGTPDVDTVTEQTATSPESPYGESKLIGEWLLRDQGRATGLRHTSLRYFNVVGSGAPDLYDSSPHNLFPLVLDALTSGRTPRINGTDYATPDGTCVRDYVHVADLATSHVAAAQALASGTALDPVYNLGSGDGLSVRQIMTTVAQVTGIDFEPETADRRPGDPARIVASGEAAARDLDWRMRHTAEQMVASAWDAHRRAHGTPA, from the coding sequence ATGACATGGTTGGTGACAGGCGGAGCGGGATACATCGGGGCGCACGTGGTGCGCGCGTTCGGCGAGGTGGGCCTGCCCACCGTCGTGCTGGACGACCTGTCGAGCGGGCACGAGCAGTTCGTGCCCGAGGGCGTGCCGCTCGTGCGCGCGTCCGTGGTCGACACCGCCGCGGTCCGCGCGGCGCTCGCCGAGCACCGGGTGACGGGCGTCGTGCACCTGGCCGGGTTCAAGTACGCGGGCGTCTCCGTCCAGCGGCCCCTGCACACCTACGAGCAGAACGTGACGGGCACGGCGCACCTGCTCGAGGCCATGGCCGCCGAGGGCGTCGAGCAGATCGTCTTCTCCTCGTCGGCGGCGGTCTACGGCACGCCCGACGTGGACACCGTCACCGAGCAGACGGCGACCTCGCCCGAGTCGCCGTACGGCGAGTCCAAGCTCATCGGCGAGTGGCTGCTGCGGGACCAGGGCCGCGCGACCGGGCTGCGGCACACGTCGCTGCGGTACTTCAACGTCGTCGGCTCGGGCGCGCCCGACCTCTACGACTCCAGCCCGCACAACCTCTTCCCCCTGGTGCTCGACGCCCTGACCTCGGGCCGCACGCCGCGCATCAACGGCACGGACTACGCGACGCCCGACGGCACGTGCGTGCGCGACTACGTGCACGTCGCCGACCTGGCCACGTCGCACGTCGCCGCCGCGCAGGCCCTGGCGTCCGGCACCGCGCTGGACCCGGTCTACAACCTCGGCTCCGGCGACGGGCTGTCCGTCCGGCAGATCATGACGACCGTCGCGCAGGTCACCGGCATCGACTTCGAGCCCGAGACCGCCGACCGGCGCCCCGGCGACCCCGCCCGGATCGTCGCCTCCGGCGAGGCGGCCGCGCGCGACCTCGACTGGCGGATGCGGCACACCGCGGAGCAGATGGTCGCGAGCGCGTGGGACGCCCACCGCCGCGCGCACGGCACGCCCGCCTGA
- a CDS encoding polyprenyl synthetase family protein — translation MAQGAGESPHGRDLRTSAGAHPGESGGHVLDLPPDRTAPGRPAALHGGTPDDLHDVAALAHRVEATMGHVERVLHAAVAERVARAGVVSPVHGDLWADTAAIVGGKLMRPRLTVTAYLGLGGADVDAVAPVAAAQEVLHTAMLVHDDLLDHDEVRRGRPNVAGATRARRAAGGVRGRALDDQVAAAAVLAGDAAIAESFRLITASTAPAATRVELVSMLAAGIETTVAGELLDVTAELLPPADVDPLLVAELKTAAYSFRIPLECGAVLAGARPELRTALALIGTALGLSYQLTDDDLGVFGDPQATGKSVLSDLRAGKRTELLRLGLARADAAGQTVLQRHVGRPDLDEDGAREVRAVLVDSGALDEVRALTRRTAHVARTLATTTLPGPLAGYLAGVVDDLVGRGH, via the coding sequence ATGGCACAGGGCGCGGGCGAGAGCCCCCACGGTCGTGACCTGCGCACCTCCGCCGGAGCGCACCCCGGCGAGAGCGGCGGGCACGTCCTCGACCTGCCCCCCGACCGCACCGCGCCCGGGCGTCCCGCGGCGCTGCACGGCGGGACCCCCGACGACCTGCACGACGTCGCGGCCCTCGCCCACCGCGTCGAGGCGACCATGGGCCACGTCGAGCGCGTGCTGCACGCGGCCGTCGCCGAGCGGGTCGCCCGCGCCGGCGTCGTCTCGCCCGTGCACGGCGACCTCTGGGCCGACACCGCCGCGATCGTCGGGGGCAAGCTCATGCGCCCGCGGCTCACCGTCACCGCGTACCTCGGGCTCGGCGGCGCCGACGTCGACGCCGTCGCCCCGGTCGCGGCCGCGCAGGAGGTCCTGCACACCGCGATGCTCGTGCACGACGACCTGCTCGACCACGACGAGGTCCGCCGCGGCCGGCCCAACGTGGCCGGTGCCACCCGCGCCCGCCGCGCCGCCGGCGGCGTCCGCGGCCGTGCGCTCGACGACCAGGTCGCCGCGGCCGCGGTCCTGGCCGGGGACGCCGCGATCGCCGAGTCGTTCCGCCTGATCACCGCGTCCACCGCACCCGCCGCGACCCGCGTCGAGCTCGTCTCCATGCTCGCCGCCGGCATCGAGACGACCGTCGCGGGCGAGCTCCTCGACGTCACCGCCGAGCTCCTGCCGCCCGCCGACGTCGACCCCCTGCTCGTCGCCGAGCTCAAGACCGCCGCCTACTCCTTCCGCATCCCGCTCGAGTGCGGCGCCGTGCTCGCCGGCGCGCGCCCCGAGCTGCGCACCGCCCTCGCCCTCATCGGCACGGCCCTCGGGCTCTCGTACCAGCTCACCGACGACGACCTCGGCGTCTTCGGCGACCCGCAGGCCACCGGCAAGTCCGTGCTGTCCGACCTGCGCGCGGGCAAGCGCACCGAGCTCCTGCGCCTCGGGCTCGCCCGTGCCGACGCCGCCGGGCAGACCGTCCTCCAGCGGCACGTCGGGCGGCCCGACCTCGACGAGGACGGGGCCCGCGAGGTCCGCGCCGTGCTCGTCGACAGCGGTGCCCTCGACGAGGTGCGGGCGCTGACCCGCCGGACCGCGCACGTCGCGCGTACGCTCGCCACCACGACCCTGCCCGGGCCCCTCGCGGGGTACCTGGCCGGCGTCGTCGACGACCTGGTGGGCCGTGGGCACTGA
- a CDS encoding squalene/phytoene synthase family protein, translating to MQDETRRAARLYDATAVRASGVVLRAYSTSFGLGTRLLGGPARHDIESVYALVRLADEVVDTYRGPDAGEQLDELEAQVARALVTGYSTNVVVHAFARAARRTGIGPAEIDPFFASMRADLTVQEHDRASYERYVYGSAEVVGVMCLRVFLNADRRPGDPVVEPPASTVTGARALGAAFQKINFLRDLGADGGELGRSYFPGVEAGTLDDADVRTVLAEVEQDLALARAALPDLPPRARCAVEATLALYARLLADLARTPADRLATQRVRVPGPVKAVVVGGVVVRTLGRQAVAAARPVVGRVTSRRRQA from the coding sequence ATGCAGGACGAGACCAGACGCGCGGCGCGCCTGTACGACGCGACCGCGGTACGCGCCAGCGGGGTGGTGCTGCGCGCCTACTCCACCTCCTTCGGGCTCGGCACCCGGCTGCTCGGCGGGCCCGCGCGGCACGACATCGAGTCGGTGTACGCCCTCGTCCGGCTCGCCGACGAGGTCGTCGACACCTACCGCGGGCCCGACGCCGGCGAGCAGCTCGACGAGCTCGAGGCGCAGGTCGCCCGCGCGCTCGTCACCGGCTACTCCACGAACGTCGTCGTGCACGCCTTCGCGCGCGCCGCCCGGCGCACCGGCATCGGGCCGGCCGAGATCGACCCGTTCTTCGCGTCCATGCGCGCCGACCTCACCGTCCAGGAGCACGACCGCGCCTCCTACGAGCGGTACGTGTACGGGTCCGCCGAGGTCGTCGGCGTCATGTGCCTGCGGGTGTTCCTCAACGCCGACCGCCGGCCCGGCGACCCGGTCGTCGAGCCGCCCGCGTCGACCGTCACGGGCGCCCGGGCCCTCGGGGCGGCCTTCCAGAAGATCAACTTCCTGCGCGACCTCGGCGCCGACGGCGGCGAGCTCGGACGCAGCTACTTCCCCGGCGTCGAGGCCGGCACCCTCGACGACGCCGACGTGCGCACCGTGCTCGCCGAGGTCGAGCAGGACCTGGCGCTCGCGCGCGCCGCGCTGCCCGACCTGCCGCCGCGGGCGCGCTGCGCCGTCGAGGCGACGCTGGCGCTGTACGCGCGGCTGCTCGCCGACCTCGCCCGCACCCCCGCCGACCGGCTCGCCACGCAGCGCGTGCGCGTGCCCGGACCGGTCAAGGCCGTCGTCGTCGGCGGCGTCGTCGTCAGAACACTCGGGCGCCAGGCGGTCGCCGCAGCCCGACCCGTCGTGGGACGCGTCACGTCCCGGAGGAGGCAGGCATGA
- the crtI gene encoding phytoene desaturase family protein: MSAPLRVVVVGGGIGGITTAALLARGGAQVTLLERHDALGGRAGLWEHEGFRFDTGPSWYFMPEVFEHAFALLGRRIADHVDLVRLDPAYRLFPEPGAVPHLDPFDVVADPAANAATFDAIEPGAGDAITRYVEEAGDAYRIALDHFLYTTFDRPDRALSADVVRRAGTLAQLLTTTLAQRIEQTVTHPVLRQALGYHAVFLGSSPYRVPALYTLMSHLDLGEGVYYPRGGMYTVIEALAKVAAEEGVDVRTGADVAAIEVDDAAPGLRHPRRTGRARGVRLADGTFLPADVVVSGADRHHTETALLDPAHADLPAERWDDKGPGISALLVMAGVKGALPELAHHSLFFTRDWPGNFEAILGSGRADRASALRVPDAASLYVSRTTATDADAAPPGHENLFVLVPFPADPAIGTRPGELDAHADRYLDQIGSWAGVPDLRSRVVVRKVVGPADLARDMSAWRGTALGMEHTLRQSALWRPGVASRHVPNLLHVGGGTVPGVGLPMCLIGAELVVKKLLGETSARPLPSPLRPGFLAAARPRGTWSQAAAEQARTA; this comes from the coding sequence ATGAGCGCGCCCCTGCGCGTGGTGGTCGTCGGCGGCGGCATCGGCGGGATCACCACCGCCGCGCTGCTGGCCCGCGGCGGAGCCCAGGTCACGCTGCTCGAGCGCCACGACGCGCTCGGCGGGCGGGCCGGCCTGTGGGAGCACGAGGGGTTCCGGTTCGACACCGGGCCGTCGTGGTACTTCATGCCCGAGGTCTTCGAGCACGCGTTCGCCCTGCTCGGGCGGCGCATCGCCGACCACGTCGACCTCGTGCGGCTCGACCCCGCCTACCGGCTCTTCCCCGAGCCCGGCGCCGTGCCGCACCTCGACCCCTTCGACGTCGTCGCCGACCCCGCGGCCAACGCCGCCACGTTCGACGCCATCGAGCCGGGCGCCGGCGACGCGATCACCCGGTACGTGGAGGAGGCCGGCGACGCCTACCGCATCGCCCTCGACCACTTCCTCTACACGACCTTCGACCGCCCCGACCGCGCGCTCTCCGCCGACGTCGTCCGCCGCGCCGGCACCCTCGCGCAGCTGCTCACCACGACCCTCGCGCAGCGCATCGAGCAGACCGTCACCCACCCCGTGCTGCGGCAGGCCCTCGGCTACCACGCGGTGTTCCTCGGCTCGTCGCCCTACCGGGTGCCCGCGCTCTACACGCTCATGAGCCACCTCGACCTCGGCGAGGGCGTCTACTACCCCCGCGGCGGCATGTACACCGTCATCGAGGCCCTCGCGAAGGTCGCCGCCGAGGAGGGCGTCGACGTGCGCACCGGCGCCGACGTCGCCGCGATCGAGGTCGACGACGCCGCCCCGGGGCTGCGCCACCCGCGCCGCACCGGCCGGGCCCGCGGCGTGCGCCTCGCCGACGGCACCTTCCTGCCCGCCGACGTCGTCGTCTCCGGCGCCGACCGCCACCACACCGAGACGGCGCTGCTCGACCCCGCGCACGCGGACCTGCCCGCCGAGCGCTGGGACGACAAGGGCCCGGGCATCTCCGCGCTGCTCGTCATGGCAGGCGTCAAGGGCGCGCTGCCCGAGCTCGCCCACCACTCGCTGTTCTTCACGCGCGACTGGCCCGGCAACTTCGAGGCGATCCTCGGCTCCGGGCGCGCCGACCGTGCCAGCGCGCTGCGCGTGCCCGACGCCGCCTCGCTGTACGTCTCGCGCACCACCGCGACCGACGCCGACGCCGCACCCCCCGGGCACGAGAACCTCTTCGTGCTCGTGCCGTTCCCCGCCGACCCCGCGATCGGCACGCGCCCCGGCGAGCTCGACGCGCACGCCGACCGCTACCTCGACCAGATCGGCTCCTGGGCCGGCGTGCCGGACCTGCGCTCGCGGGTCGTGGTGCGCAAGGTGGTCGGCCCCGCCGACCTCGCCCGGGACATGTCCGCCTGGCGGGGGACCGCGCTGGGGATGGAGCACACCCTGCGGCAGAGCGCCCTGTGGCGCCCCGGCGTGGCGTCGCGGCACGTGCCGAACCTGCTGCACGTCGGCGGCGGCACGGTGCCCGGCGTCGGGCTGCCGATGTGCCTCATCGGCGCCGAGCTGGTGGTCAAGAAGCTCCTCGGGGAGACGTCCGCCCGCCCGCTGCCGTCGCCCCTGCGGCCCGGGTTCCTCGCCGCCGCGCGCCCGCGCGGCACGTGGTCGCAGGCGGCCGCCGAGCAGGCCCGGACCGCGTGA
- a CDS encoding prenyltransferase: protein MREVLAASRPFSWVNTAYPFAAGWLLATGGRVDATFVVGTLFFLVPYNLLMYGVNDVFDYASDLRNPRKGGIEGGLVDPSRARAVHRRILWSCVVSTVPFVVWLLAVGSPAAGLVLAFVVFMVVAYSAPVLRFKERPVLDSFTSATHFVGPLLYALVLADADLAAVTTWPVLAAFTLWGMASHAFGAVQDVRADRAGGIASVATVLGARPTVLAATAGYVVAAGLLLALPWPGTLAAVLPLTYAWSTWRFRAVTDATCESANAGWRTFLWLNLVTGFLVTMLLLAVALT from the coding sequence GTGCGTGAGGTCCTGGCCGCGTCGCGGCCGTTCTCGTGGGTCAACACGGCCTACCCGTTCGCGGCGGGCTGGCTGCTCGCGACCGGGGGGCGGGTCGACGCGACGTTCGTGGTCGGCACGCTGTTCTTCCTCGTGCCGTACAACCTGCTGATGTACGGCGTGAACGACGTCTTCGACTACGCCTCCGACCTGCGCAACCCCCGCAAGGGCGGGATCGAGGGCGGCCTGGTCGACCCCTCGCGCGCGCGGGCCGTGCACCGGCGCATCCTGTGGTCCTGCGTCGTGTCGACCGTGCCGTTCGTCGTGTGGCTGCTGGCCGTCGGGTCCCCGGCCGCCGGGCTCGTGCTGGCGTTCGTGGTCTTCATGGTCGTCGCCTACTCCGCCCCGGTGCTGCGCTTCAAGGAGCGGCCGGTGCTGGACTCGTTCACGTCCGCGACGCACTTCGTCGGCCCGCTGCTGTACGCGCTCGTGCTCGCGGACGCCGACCTCGCGGCCGTCACGACGTGGCCGGTGCTGGCGGCGTTCACCCTGTGGGGGATGGCCTCGCACGCGTTCGGCGCCGTGCAGGACGTGCGCGCGGACCGCGCGGGCGGCATCGCGTCCGTCGCGACCGTCCTCGGCGCACGCCCGACCGTGCTCGCCGCCACCGCCGGGTACGTCGTCGCGGCCGGTCTGCTCCTGGCGCTGCCGTGGCCCGGGACGCTCGCCGCGGTGCTCCCGCTGACCTACGCCTGGAGCACCTGGCGCTTCCGCGCGGTCACGGACGCCACCTGCGAGTCCGCCAACGCCGGCTGGCGCACCTTCCTCTGGCTCAACCTCGTCACGGGCTTCCTGGTGACGATGCTCCTGCTCGCCGTCGCCCTGACCTGA